In bacterium, a single window of DNA contains:
- a CDS encoding GTP-binding protein: MAHLEAHLDFVEDEIPDLTRTDLRNGIKSVADHIQLLVGTPGRNRLWREGVRVAIVGRPNAGKSSLFNGFLLENRAIVADLPGTTRDTLEETVVWEGVPLTLVDTAGLRETDDRVESEGADRARRALAGADVIFLVVEAGDGPCPEDRAAAQAVRDRPVVLVLNKMDLVPETPAVSLEIHWKNELILATAPVSRVSAKTGEGLAELGQAALRLAGGGEEPREPGIVFNARQEQRLRDVLDALNRAVVAADAGVPEESLAIELRQALAALNAVTGQGAPEEVLDAIFSRFCVGK, translated from the coding sequence TTGGCTCACCTGGAAGCCCACCTGGATTTCGTGGAAGACGAGATTCCAGACCTCACGCGGACCGATCTGCGAAACGGAATAAAATCAGTGGCAGACCATATCCAATTGTTGGTGGGCACCCCGGGCCGAAACCGGTTGTGGCGGGAAGGCGTGCGGGTGGCGATTGTGGGCCGGCCCAACGCCGGGAAATCTTCCCTGTTCAATGGGTTTTTACTGGAGAACCGCGCCATTGTGGCGGATCTCCCGGGCACCACGCGGGACACGTTGGAAGAAACCGTGGTGTGGGAGGGCGTTCCGCTCACCCTGGTGGACACAGCGGGTTTACGAGAGACTGACGACCGGGTGGAAAGCGAGGGCGCTGACCGTGCCCGCCGGGCGTTGGCGGGGGCCGACGTGATCTTTCTCGTGGTTGAAGCGGGGGACGGTCCTTGTCCGGAAGATCGTGCCGCGGCACAGGCCGTCCGTGATCGTCCGGTGGTTCTGGTGTTAAACAAAATGGATTTGGTTCCCGAAACACCAGCCGTTTCCCTGGAAATTCATTGGAAAAACGAATTAATTTTAGCGACGGCTCCGGTCTCGCGCGTGTCGGCCAAAACAGGTGAAGGCTTAGCGGAACTGGGTCAAGCCGCTCTTCGTTTAGCGGGGGGTGGTGAAGAACCGCGGGAGCCCGGAATTGTTTTTAACGCGCGGCAGGAACAACGGTTGCGGGACGTTTTGGACGCTCTAAATCGAGCGGTGGTCGCGGCGGACGCGGGTGTCCCGGAAGAATCCCTGGCCATTGAACTTAGGCAGGCGTTGGCCGCTTTAAACGCGGTGACGGGGCAGGGTGCCCCTGAGGAGGTCTTGGATGCGATTTTTTCGCGGTTCTGTGTGGGCAAGTAG